The following proteins are encoded in a genomic region of Zea mays cultivar B73 chromosome 9, Zm-B73-REFERENCE-NAM-5.0, whole genome shotgun sequence:
- the LOC100276714 gene encoding uncharacterized protein, whose amino-acid sequence MFTSTDDDTDTTCFWRPRSIHRNRDKDLVVVEEVKGLCKRRQMDDTIECWDQPHVSLGRHLCSSFVRYIFLPFVSTRLRKPNPRTRAAAAAGPHWHCSPRVVVETSNLLASFSSPVTMDRCPYLIHSPLSSCQAGYRPSRRRPEREDRAHCIPQAPPQGTFYPGPYLMAPAYASLFLARIWIRPLSSESRPPDLCVCCRSCTASTP is encoded by the coding sequence ATGTTTACCTCAACGGATGACGACACTGATACGACTTGTTTTTGGAGGCCCCGCTCTATCCATAGGAATCGAGACAAGGATCTAGTTGTAGTAGAAGAAGTGAAGGGTTTGTGCAAGAGAAGACAAATGGATGATACGATTGAATGTTGGGATCAGCCACACGTAAGTCTAGGTAGACATCTCTGCTCTTCATTTGTGCGCTATATATTTTTACCATTCGTGTCGACTCGCCTTCGAAAACCAAACCCTAGAAcccgggccgccgccgccgcaggtcCTCACTGGCACTGCTCGCCGCGCGTTGTAGTGGAGACGTCTAACCTCCTCGCAAGCTTCTCGTCTCCGGtaaccatggaccgttgtccgtaTTTGATACATAGCCCACTTTCCTCGTGCCAAGCAGGGTATCGACCTAGTCGCCGCCGGCCGGAACGAGAAGACCGAGCGCACTGCATACCTCAagctcctcctcaaggtactttcTATCCTGGCCCCTATCTGATGGCACCAGCATACGCCTCACTGTTCCTGGCTCGGATCTGGATTCGGCCGCTATCGAGTGAGTCCCGCCCCCCTGATCTGTGCGTGTGTTGTCGCAGCTGTACCGCTTCAACGCCGTGA
- the LOC103639158 gene encoding uncharacterized protein: MSHPIHCSVRVNAISGVTLSRSPLLGANYRTRTRLPSERRRSAPSPAPAFCSLARAGVLLPRPRRSAPSPAASGRPGSTPDEAEAGAASLDPEAEAGAASGSGGGGGRGEPGSGGGGGTGPRRGNLEQAKPYPRSGGLEVGGGEEEVGSAQGSAKGNRKRRRSKEVEASSEESSTARSARPFRRFRMDGTHNSKGDSSQPQGQAGWNPYQPPPPPAWNPYMFPMQPQPGGWYPQPTHHPPHNVSIFPPPSGPNIVSVDHTEANVVLGADEVDVLHPEDSVPSILKRGRTKLGNFSPQEDVNLVKAWLEVSCDPVIGNGQKGDRFWKRVVERYNFRRGANSERSLRSLQSRWTNNIKPEVGKFAGYYAEALRQNPSGMSDADKTSLAATNFAEVEGHAFGFMHCWDRMKDEPKWGNPTQLGTEAHLEGDDLEEDSNRVHGDADKSAGKRPVGRDRAKAANKKSKSVSGDTSSSEYASRMQDLSIQKINIMQEESVRKGERFQQLATIDEKRYQEMRSHNQSVLDIEQEKVRIMREKHDREEKKEDERILSINLDSCTPSLRMYYEALQEDIMAKLAARRQGRHAP; encoded by the exons ATGAGCCACCCTATACACTGTAGCGTAAGAGTGAACGCTATATCTGGCGTAACTCTATCTCGCTCTCCTCTCCTCGGCGCAAACTACCGCACGCGCACGCGCCTTCCGTCCGAGCGCCGGCGTTCTGCTCCCTCGCCCGCGCCGGCGTTCTGCTCCCTCGCCCGCGCCGGCGTTCTGCTCCCTCGCCCGCGCCGTTCTGCTCCCTCGCCCGCTGCGAGTGGTCGCCCGGGAAGCACGCCGGACGAGGCGGAGGCGGGCGCGGCGAGCCTGGATCCGGAGGCGGAGGCGGGCGCGGCGAGTGGATCCGGAGGCGGAGGCGGGCGCGGCGAGCCTGGATCCGGAGGCGGAGGCGGTACCGGACCCCGACGCGGCAACCTGGAGCAAGCAAAGCCGTACCCCAGATCCGGAGGCTTGGAGGTTGGGGGAGGAGAGGAAGAAGTCGGATCTGCTCAGGGAAGCGCAAAGGGGAACCGCAAGCGACGACGTTCGAAGGAGGTAGAGGCATCATCGGAGGAGAGTTCCACCGCGCGGTCTGCTCGTCCATTTCGTCGATTTAG GATGGATGGCACACACAACAGCAAGGGTGATAGCTCACAGccgcaaggtcaagctggttggaACCCATACCAGCCCCCTCCTCCACCTGCCTGGAACCCATACATGTTTCCAATGCAACCTCAGCCTGGTGGCTGGTATCCACAGCCAACCCATCACCCCCCACATAATGTTAGCATCTTTCCTCCTCCTTCTGGACCTAACATAGTATCAGTTGACCACACTGAAGCGAATGTGGTTCTGGGGGCTGATGAGGTAGATGTACTTCATCCAGAGGATTCAGTACCTTCAATCCTGAAACGAGGAAGGACTAAGTTAGGGAACTTCAGCCCACAAGAAGATGTAAACCTGGTGAAAGCATGGTTGGAAGTTAGCTGTGATCCTGTCATAGGTAACGGCCAAAAAGGAGACAGGTTCTGGAAGAGGGTGGTGGAACGATATAATTTTCGGAGGGGGGCAAACTCAGAAAGAAGCCTCAGGTCTCTGCAGAGCCGCTGGACCAATAATATCAAGCCTGAGGTTGGAAAATTTGCAGGCTACTATGCAGAAGCCCTGCGACAAAATCCCAGTGGAATGTCAGATGCTGACAAA ACATCACTTGCAGCTACCAACTTTGCGGAGGTTGAAGGGCATGCGTTTGGATTCATGCACTGTTGGGACCGTATGAAGGACGAGCCCAAATGGGGTAACCCAACACAACTTGGGACTGAAGCTCATCTAGAAGGCGACGACTTGGAAGAGGACTCCAACAGGGTGCACGGTGATGCAGACAAGTCAGCTGGAAAAAGGCCGGTTGGTAGGGACAGAGCTAAAGCAGCGAACAAGAAATCTAAATCGGTGTCAGGTGATACATCTTCTTCAGAGTACGCTAGTAGGATGCAGGACCTGTCCATTCAAAAAATAAATATCATGCAAGAAGAAAGCGTGCGCAAAGGCGAGCGATTCCAGCAGCTTGCTACAATTGATGAGAAAAGGTACCAGGAAATGCGTAGTCACAACCAATCGGTATTAGATATTGAGCAAGAGAAAGTTAGAATCATGCGTGAGAAGCATGacagggaggagaagaaggaggatgagaggattctgAGTATTAATTTGGACTCCTGCACACCTTCCCTGAGAATGTATTATGAAGCTTTGCAGGAGGACATAATGGCGAAGCTTGCTGCTAGACGCCAAGGGAGGCATGCCCCATAA
- the LOC103639159 gene encoding uncharacterized protein codes for MAGYQSSFTRFWMMDEEDDDMHHLVDDDEVELATYNHLVQCESSQRRRRSDAPPKQIRPRNLGDADGHQRIWLDYFADQPVFNDRQFRERFRMRRHVVLRIVDAVQARNPNYFTRKHDCCGKLGLSALQKCVAALRILAYGLPANAIDEYVRIGESTAREALRHFCRAIIDVYGPYYLRAPNAADVARLLAEGEQRGFPGMLGSIDCMHWEWRNCPSAWKGMFTGRGKHPSMILEAVASHDLWIWHAYFGMPGSNNDINVLQRSPVFSSYLRGQSAPVNFQVNGRTYDMGYYLADGIYPTWPAFVKSIRHPMETKTQHFSTLQESARKDIERAFGVLRARFAVVRGPAYGWYPKQISEIMMACIILHNMIVEDEGDHAENTAFSDIGYIAPVNQNNPDRESFVDAHHRDSFVDAHRKLKNRNTHFQLQHDIIEHQWMLLGSDNI; via the exons ATGGCCGGCTACCAAAGTTCGTTTACAAGATTTTGGATGATggacgaggaagacgacgacatgcATCACTTAGTAGACGACGATGAAGTTGAGCTTGCGACATACAACCACCTTGTGCAATGCGAGAGTTCTCAGCGTCGGCGACGGTCGGATGCGCCACCTAAGCAAATACGTCCAAGAAACCTGGGTGATGCTGATGGTCATCAAAGAATTTGGCTTGATTATTTCGCTGATCAGCCTGTGTTTAATGACAGGCAATTCCGAGAAAG GTTTCGCATGCGGAGGCATGTGGTGTTACGCATTGTAGACGCTGTTCAAGCTCGGAACCCCAACTACTTCACTAGGAAACATGATTGTTGTGGGAAGTTGGGACTTTCCGCTCTTCAAAAGTGTGTCGCGGCTCTTCGCATCCTGGCATATGGCTTGCCTGCTAATGCCATTGACGAGTATGTTCGTATAGGTGAGTCCACTGCTAGAGAAGCATTACGACATTTCTGTCGAGCTATCATAGACGTCTATGGTCCGTATTACCTAAGGGCCCCAAACGCCGCCGATGTAGCAAGGCTCTTAGCGGAGGGTGAGCAACGCGGATTCCCGGGGATGCTAGGTAGCATCGACTGTATGCACTGGGAGTGGCGGAACTGTCCAAGTGCATGGAAGGGCATGTTCACCGGACGTGGGAAGCATCCATCTATGATTCTTGAAGCGGTTGCATCGCATGACCTATGGATATGGCATGCTTACTTTGGGATGCCAGGCAGTAACAATGATATAAATGTGCTTCAAAGATCTCCTGTTTTCTCTTCGTATCTAAGGGGGCAATCAGCTCCTGTGAATTTCCAGGTGAACGGTCGTACATACGACATGGGTTATTATCTAGCTGATGGTATATACCCCACGTGGCCTGCCTTTGTCAAGAGCATTCGTCATCCCATGGAGACAAAGACCCAACACTTCAGCACACTACAGGAAAGTGCGCGTAAAGACATTGAGCGTGCTTTTGGAGTGTTGAGGGCTCGTTTTGCTGTTGTACGAGGGCCTGCTTATGGTTGGTACCCAAAACAGATTAGTGAGATAATGATGGCTTGTATCATCCTGCACAACATGATAGTGGAGGATGAAGGTGACCATGCAGAGAACACTGCATTCTCGGATATTGGTTACATCGCTCCGGTGAATCAAAACAATCCAGATAGAGAGTCATTTGTTGATGCACACCATAGAGACTCATTTGTTGATGCACACCGTAAGCTAAAAAACCGAAACACACATTTTCAGCTCCAGCATGATATCATCGAGCACCAATGGATGTTGCTAGGGTCCGATAACATTTAG